The genomic stretch GTTGGGGGCCACCCCCATCAAAGTACGGGTCAGAAAACGCTCCGAATAGGTTCGTTGCTCTTTTTACGGGTTTAAAACGCAGTGAGAGACGACAGCTATCCCTTTGGGATACGATAGCCAGTCATGGACACCCCGGTACTTGCCGTCGTGGGCTTGATTTGTTTGGCCGCCACCCTTAGTTGGGTTCGTTCGGCGCGTCATCGCCAACGTTTGGTGCATCGCATCGACCCTGAAGAGGCTCCCGATGCCTACACCCTGGCGTGGTCGCACTTTCGTAAAGAAGCTCACGCCGCTTTGCTTTATGGTTTGCTGGCCGTCGCTTTTTTTGCCAACGCCGTAGCACCCGCTACTTGGGTGTTTGCTTTGGTGGCGGTTCCTGCTTTGGTTTCTACCGCATGGGCTCGTAATGCGGTGCGTGAAGCCCGTTTGGCCCGTCAACGCATAGATATTGAACGCCGAGCTCAAGAAGCGCTTAGCCAAGAAAAACTGGCCCCTAAAGCGTGGGCCGGACGGTTAGCGCCCGATGAACTCCCGGCTTTTTCGGGGTTTGATGTGGGTCGGGTTTATCAAGCGGGTTCCGGTTTGATGTCGGGTGATTTTTTTGATGTATTCCAAGCCAGCCCGACTCGAATGGCGGCGGTCATCGGCGACGTTTCTGGCCACGGTATTGAATCGTCCATTACTGCTTTCCAAGCAAAGTATTTGCTGCGAACTTTCTTACGCCAGTTTCGTGACCCGGCTCAGGCATTAGAGGAACTCAACCGGCAAATGTCGTCGGTTGATCGTTCGGAAGAGTTTATTTCTTTAGTGGTTTTGGTGTTCGATACTGAGGCGAAAACCATGCGTTATGCCTCGGCGGGCCACCCGGCTACTTTTTTGTGGCATCAGCGTGAGGTGCAGCCTTTGCGTTCTACGGGGCCGTTGCTTATGTTGGACCCTGGCGGAACTTATTTCAGTCGAGAGATCCCTATGGAACACGACGACATGGCGGTCATGTACACCGATGGTTTGACCGAGGCTCGTGATGGGGACGAAATGTTTGGTGAGGAACGCATTGGTAACGCTATTCGCCGTGATCCTGGTATCGAACCAGCGGTTTTGTGCAAGCAACTGTTGGATGCCGCTAACGATTTTAGTTTGGGCGGGGTCGAAGACGACATAGCTATTTTGGCTATCCGCAAAACCTGACCGCCATGCCGTGGTGTGAGCCCTGCGCAAAATATTTGAGCCCCAACTCGGTGTCGGTTATGGGCACCTGTCCAAAATGCGGCGACAAGGTTTCTGACGCTGAAGGCAAACCTGCGGCTTCGCAAAAGGTCCCTTGGCATTTCTGGGTATTCGTAGGGGCCGCAGTGATTTACCTCAGTTGGCGCCTGATCCAAGGCGTCTGGCTGCTTTTCGCCTAACCCTTTTCACCTAACACCGTCACGTGGGGTCAGCCCCCACATGACCGCGACTTAAA from Acidimicrobiia bacterium encodes the following:
- a CDS encoding serine/threonine-protein phosphatase, with the protein product MDTPVLAVVGLICLAATLSWVRSARHRQRLVHRIDPEEAPDAYTLAWSHFRKEAHAALLYGLLAVAFFANAVAPATWVFALVAVPALVSTAWARNAVREARLARQRIDIERRAQEALSQEKLAPKAWAGRLAPDELPAFSGFDVGRVYQAGSGLMSGDFFDVFQASPTRMAAVIGDVSGHGIESSITAFQAKYLLRTFLRQFRDPAQALEELNRQMSSVDRSEEFISLVVLVFDTEAKTMRYASAGHPATFLWHQREVQPLRSTGPLLMLDPGGTYFSREIPMEHDDMAVMYTDGLTEARDGDEMFGEERIGNAIRRDPGIEPAVLCKQLLDAANDFSLGGVEDDIAILAIRKT